A stretch of Vigna angularis cultivar LongXiaoDou No.4 chromosome 4, ASM1680809v1, whole genome shotgun sequence DNA encodes these proteins:
- the LOC108331405 gene encoding receptor-like protein kinase HSL1 isoform X2, whose translation MSKVPLFISFHFFLLFSVAVPSRVISETEQTILLTLKRELGDPPSLRSWKPSPSAPCDWTEIGCNSGGAVTKLVLSSKGITTTKSLPSTICNLTHLLELNLFNNFIAGEFPTTLYECSNLRYLNLSQNYLAGAIPADVDRLKTLTFLDLTANSFSGEIPAAIGNLLELQTLYLSANNFEGTVPREIGNLLNLEFLGLGYNLKLAPWEFPLEFRKLRNLRSMYMPQCNLIGEIPEYFGNIFTNLERLDLGKNKISGSIPRNLFSLRKLRFLYLFSNRLSGAIPSDTMQCLELIELDFAKNNLTGSIPPEFGKLKNLSTLHLYENHLVGEIPVSLSQIPNLIYFRVFSNNLSGTLPPELGLHSKLTVFEVSKNQLSGGLPEHLCAGGALIGVVAFSNNFSGVLPEWIGNCPSLATVQLYNNKFSGEVPLGLWTMNNLSSLILSNNSFSGPLPSQVFWNMTRIEIANNNFSGGISVGITSAKNLMFLDARNNMLLGEIPRELTQLSQLTALMLDGNQLSGALPSEIISWQSLNILTLSRNKLSGQITTAITALPRLAYLDLSQNDISGEIPPQFDRLRFVFLNLSSNRLSGKIPDEFNNLAFENSFLNNPHLCAYNPNVHLDNCLTKTASAAPQSSNSSSKSLALVLAATAVVLSAIASLLFFYMLKTQWGKKHCGHKNKVATWRLTSFQKLDLTEINFLSSLTDNNLIGSGGFGKVYRIASNRPGEYVAVKRIWNREDVDDKLEKEFQAEVEILGNIRHSNIVKLLCCYASENSKLLVYEYMENQSLDKWLHAEEKTSPPGLSWPTRLNIAIGAAQGLCYMHHECSPPVIHRDVKSSNILLDSEFRAKIADFGLAKMLAKPGELNTMSALAGSFGYIPPELVTGRKPNISGERACSLVEWAWEHFNEAKSLTDAFDENIKEPRYAQEMANVFKLGLLCTSTLPSTRPSTKEILQVLRCCHSGSTRRKMGNEFDIAPLLGDTRYVCSYKESKAATNNSSW comes from the exons ATGTCCAAAGTGCCCctctttatttcatttcatttcttcCTGTTATTCAGCGTCGCTGTACCCTCTCGGGTAATTTCAGAAACTGAACAAACAATCCTACTCACTCTCAAACGTGAACTGGGAGACCCACCGTCGCTCCGATCATGGAAACCGTCGCCGTCTGCGCCGTGCGATTGGACGGAGATTGGATGCAACAGCGGCGGCGCCGTCACGAAGCTAGTCCTCTCCAGCAAGGGCATCACCACCACCAAGAGCCTCCCTTCCACAATCTGCAACCTCACACACCTACTCGAGCTTAACCTCTTCAACAACTTTATTGCCGGCGAGTTTCCGACAACCTTGTACGAATGCTCCAACCTCCGGTACCTCAACCTGTCGCAGAACTACCTCGCAGGAGCGATCCCCGCCGACGTGGACCGCCTCAAAACCCTCACTTTCCTCGACCTCACCGCCAACTCCTTCTCCGGAGAGATCCCGGCCGCGATCGGGAACCTGCTGGAACTGCAAACGCTGTATCTTTCCGCAAACAACTTCGAGGGAACCGTCCCCAGGGAAATCGGAAACTTGTTGAACCTCGAATTTTTGGGTTTGGGTTATAATCTTAAACTCGCGCCGTGGGAGTTCCCGTTGGAGTTTAGGAAATTAAGAAATTTGAGGTCTATGTATATGCCGCAGTGTAACTTGATCGGAGAGATTCCAGAATATTTCGGGAATATTTTCACGAACCTCGAACGGTTGGATTTGGGGAAGAACAAGATATCAGGGAGCATTCCGAGGAATTTGTTCTCGCTGAGGAAGTTGAGGTTCTTGTACCTGTTCAGTAACAGATTGTCGGGTGCGATTCCTAGTGATACGATGCAGTGTTTGGAATTAATCGAGCTTGATTTCGCGAAGAATAATTTGACGGGTTCCATACCGCCAGAGTTTGGAAAATTAAAGAACTTGAGTACCTTGCACTTGTACGAAAATCACTTAGTCGGTGAGATTCCCGTAAGTTTAAGCCAAATTCCTAATCTCATCTATTTCAGGGTTTTTAGCAATAACTTGAGTGGAACACTGCCTCCAGAACTAGGCTTGCATTCCAAGCTTACAGTGTTTGAGGTTTCTAAGAACCAGCTCAGTGGTGGGTTGCCGGAACATTTATGTGCAGGTGGTGCCCTTATTGGTGTGGTTGCATTTTCCAACAATTTTAGTGGGGTTTTGCCTGAGTGGATTGGGAATTGTCCTTCTCTAGCCACGGTTCAGCTTTATAATAACAAGTTTTCGGGTGAGGTTCCTTTGGGTTTGTGGACTATGAATAACCTTTCGTCCTTGATTTTGAGCAACAACTCTTTTTCTGGGCCTCTTCCGAGTCAAGTGTTTTGGAATATGACGAGGATTGAGATCGCCAACAACAACTTCTCGGGTGGGATATCTGTTGGGATTACTTCGGCCAAAAATCTGATGTTTCTTGATGCCAGAAACAACATGCTTTTGGGTGAAATTCCAAGGGAATTGACTCAACTTTCACAGCTTACTGCTCTCATGCTGGATGGTAACCAACTTTCGGGTGCACTTCCATCTGAGATTATTTCGTGGCAATCACTGAACATTTTGACACTATCACGAAACAAACTTTCTGGCCAGATTACCACGGCTATTACTGCTCTTCCCCGCCTGGCTTACCTGGACTTGTCTCAAAACGACATATCAGGTGAAATACCTCCTCAGTTTGATAGGTTGCGGTTTGTTTTCCTCAACTTGTCCTCCAACCGGCTATCTGGGAAAATCCCTGATGAGTTCAATAACCTCGCATTTGAAAATAGTTTCTTGAACAATCCTCATCTATGTGCTTACAATCCAAACGTCCACCTTGACAACTGCTTGACCAAAACCGCGTCAGCGGCACCACAGTCGAGCAATTCGTCTTCGAAATCACTGGCCCTGGTTCTGGCTGCCACTGCGGTTGTGTTATCGGCAATAGCTTCCTTGCTCTTCTTCTATATGTTGAAAACGCAATGGGGCAAAAAGCACTGCGGGCATAAAAATAAGGTTGCAACGTGGAGGCTCACTTCATTCCAGAAGCTTGATCTCACGGAAATAAACTTCCTCTCGAGTTTGACAGACAATAACCTCATAGGGAGTGGAGGGTTTGGGAAAGTTTACCGGATTGCTTCAAATCGTCCAGGTGAGTATGTTGCGGTGAAGCGGATCTGGAATCGCGAGGATGTGGATGACAAGTTAGAGAAAGAGTTCCAGGCTGAGGTTGAGATCCTGGGCAACATTCGGCACTCGAATATAGTGAAGCTTTTGTGCTGCTATGCAAGTGAGAACTCCAAACTTCTTGTTTATGAATACATGGAAAATCAGAGCCTGGATAAATGGCTTCATGCAGAGGAAAAAACATCGCCTCCTGGGTTGAGTTGGCCAACGAGGTTGAATATTGCCATTGGGGCTGCACAAGGCCTGTGTTACATGCACCATGAATGCTCACCCCCCGTCATCCACCGAGATGTCAAATCTAGCAATATACTGTTGGACTCAGAGTTCAGAGCTAAAATAGCAGATTTTGGGCTCGCCAAGATGTTGGCAAAGCCCGGTGAACTAAACACCATGTCTGCACTAGCAGGCTCTTTTGGCTACATTCCACCAG AGCTTGTTACGGGAAGGAAGCCTAATATAAGCGGCGAGCGTGCATGCAGCTTAGTTGAATGGGCGTGGGAGCATTTTAATGAAGCCAAGAGCCTTACTGATGCATTCGATGAGAATATCAAAGAACCACGTTATGCGCAAGAGATGGCTAATGTCTTCAAATTGGGCCTCCTTTGCACAAGCACCTTGCCGTCAACCAGACCTTCCACGAAAGAGATTTTGCAAGTACTTCGGTGTTGTCATTCAGGTTCTACACGTAGAAAAATGGGAAATGAATTTGATATCGCTCCTCTACTTGGTGACACAAGGTACGTTTGTAGTTACAAGGAGAGTAAGGCTGCAACCAATAACTCATCTTGGTGA
- the LOC108330778 gene encoding amino acid permease 8 isoform X2 gives MAQLGWIPGTITMIIFACISVYTYNLIADCYRYPDPINGKRNYTYMQAVHAYLGGTMHVFCGLIQYGKLAGITVGYTITSSTSLVAIKKAICFHRRGHQAYCKFSNNPYMIGFGMLQILLSQIPNFHKLTYLSTAAAITSFGYAFIGSGLSLAVVVSGKGEPSYIFGNKVGPGLSEADKIWRVFSALGNIALACSYATVVYDIMDTLKSYPPECKQMKKANVLGITIMTLLFLLCGGLGYAAFGDHTPGNILTGFGFYEPFWLVALGNVFIVTHMVGAYQVLAQPLFRIIEMGANLVWPRSDFINKEYPTKIGSLTFSFNLFRLIWRTIFVAVATTIAMAMPFFNEFLALLGAIGFWPLIVFFPIQMHIAQKQIKRLSLKWCVLQLLSFVCFLVSVVAAVGSIRGISKNIRKYKLFMYKQ, from the exons ATGGCTCAATTAGGATGGATACCCGGCACAATCACCATGATCATATTTGCATGCATTTCCGTTTACACTTACAATCTGATAGCTGATTGTTACAGATATCCTGACCCAATCAATGGCAAAAGGAACTACACTTACATGCAGGCAGTCCATGCATATCTTG GTGGGACAATGCATGTGTTTTGTGGATTGATTCAGTATGGGAAGCTTGCTGGGATTACTGTTGGCTACACTATAACTTCGTCTACTAGTTTAGT GGCTATAAAAAAGGCTATTTGCTTTCACAGAAGAGGTCACCAAGCTTATTGCAAGTTTTCTAATAATCCCTACATGATTGGTTTTGGGATGTTGCAAATTTTGCTGTCTCAAATCCCAAATTTCCACAAGCTAACATATCTTTCAACCGCTGCTGCAATTACCTCTTTTGGTTATGCATTCATTGGTAGTGGGCTTTCTCTGGCAGTCGTGGTCTCAG GTAAAGGAGAACCAAGCTATATATTTGGAAACAAAGTAGGGCCAGGATTATCAGAAGCAGATAAAATTTGGAGGGTTTTCAGTGCTTTGGGAAACATTGCACTTGCTTGCTCGTATGCAACTGTTGTGTATGATATAATG GACACTTTGAAGTCATATCCACCCGAATGCAAACAGATGAAAAAGGCCAATGTGTTAGGAATCACCATAATGACACTACTTTTTCTGCTATGTGGTGGCCTTGGCTATGCTGCTTTTGGGGATCACACTCCTGGAAACATCCTCACTGGCTTTGGATTTTACGAGCCATTCTGGTTGGTTGCTCTTGGCAATGTCTTCATTGTAACCCACATGGTGGGAGCATATCAG GTGCTTGCTCAACCACTGTTTCGTATAATTGAGATGGGTGCTAACTTGGTGTGGCCACGTTCAGATTTCATAAACAAAGAATACCCGACAAAAATAGGCTCCTTGACATTCAGTTTCAACCTTTTTAGGCTAATTTGGAGGACAATATTCGTGGCAGTGGCAACAACTATAGCCATGGCCATGCCGTTTTTCAATGAGTTTCTAGCTCTTCTTGGAGCAATTGGGTTTTGGCCTCTCATCGTGTTTTTCCCCATACAGATGCACATTGCACAGAAACAGATCAAAAGATTATCATTGAAATGGTGTGTTCTCCAGCTATTGAGCTTTGTGTGCTTCCTTGTCTCAGTAGTCGCTGCAGTCGGTTCCATTCGTGGAATTAGCAAGAACATAAGAAAATACAAACTTTTCATGTATAAACAATAG
- the LOC108331364 gene encoding histidine-containing phosphotransfer protein 4, with product MDKTKLRQQALFIRTSLFDQGFLDEQFIQLEELQDDVNPNFVEEIVTLFYSDSVRLIYNIERGLMSNPPNFTKLDDFMHQFKGSCSSIGAKKVKTECSRFSEYCAAENFEGCFMTFQQINVEYTTLKKKLQTYFQLMKESCSD from the exons ATGGACAAGACTAAGTTGAGACAACAAGCGCTCTTCATACGAACTTCACTCTTTGATCAG GGATTCCTTGACGAGCAATTCATTCAGTTAGAAGAACTGCAAGACGATGTTAATCCCaattttgttgaagaaattgtGACCCTTTTCTACAGTGACTCTGTAAGACTGATCTACAACATAGAAAGAGGACT GATGAGTAACCCTCCAAATTTCACCAAGCTAGATGATTTCATGCATCAATTCAAGGGTAGTTGCTCAAG CATTGGAGCAAAGAAGGTGAAGACTGAATGTAGCAGATTCAGTGAATACTGCGCAGCAGAAAACTTTGAGGG ATGCTTCATGACTTTCCAACAGATCAATGTAGAGTATACGACTTTGAAGAAGAAGCTCCAGACTTACTTTCAG TTAATGAAGGAAAGCTGCTCAGATTAA
- the LOC108330778 gene encoding amino acid permease 8 isoform X1, protein MEVEAGKSVSRSAEVDDDGKIKRTGNVFTTTTHIITVVVGAGVLALAWAMAQLGWIPGTITMIIFACISVYTYNLIADCYRYPDPINGKRNYTYMQAVHAYLGGTMHVFCGLIQYGKLAGITVGYTITSSTSLVAIKKAICFHRRGHQAYCKFSNNPYMIGFGMLQILLSQIPNFHKLTYLSTAAAITSFGYAFIGSGLSLAVVVSGKGEPSYIFGNKVGPGLSEADKIWRVFSALGNIALACSYATVVYDIMDTLKSYPPECKQMKKANVLGITIMTLLFLLCGGLGYAAFGDHTPGNILTGFGFYEPFWLVALGNVFIVTHMVGAYQVLAQPLFRIIEMGANLVWPRSDFINKEYPTKIGSLTFSFNLFRLIWRTIFVAVATTIAMAMPFFNEFLALLGAIGFWPLIVFFPIQMHIAQKQIKRLSLKWCVLQLLSFVCFLVSVVAAVGSIRGISKNIRKYKLFMYKQ, encoded by the exons ATGGAAGTTGAAGCTGGTAAGAGTGTTAGTAGGAGTGCAGAAGTGGATGATGATGGCAAAATCAAAAGAACTG GTAACGTGTTCACCACAACGACGCACATAATAACGGTGGTGGTAGGAGCAGGAGTGCTGGCTCTGGCATGGGCCATGGCTCAATTAGGATGGATACCCGGCACAATCACCATGATCATATTTGCATGCATTTCCGTTTACACTTACAATCTGATAGCTGATTGTTACAGATATCCTGACCCAATCAATGGCAAAAGGAACTACACTTACATGCAGGCAGTCCATGCATATCTTG GTGGGACAATGCATGTGTTTTGTGGATTGATTCAGTATGGGAAGCTTGCTGGGATTACTGTTGGCTACACTATAACTTCGTCTACTAGTTTAGT GGCTATAAAAAAGGCTATTTGCTTTCACAGAAGAGGTCACCAAGCTTATTGCAAGTTTTCTAATAATCCCTACATGATTGGTTTTGGGATGTTGCAAATTTTGCTGTCTCAAATCCCAAATTTCCACAAGCTAACATATCTTTCAACCGCTGCTGCAATTACCTCTTTTGGTTATGCATTCATTGGTAGTGGGCTTTCTCTGGCAGTCGTGGTCTCAG GTAAAGGAGAACCAAGCTATATATTTGGAAACAAAGTAGGGCCAGGATTATCAGAAGCAGATAAAATTTGGAGGGTTTTCAGTGCTTTGGGAAACATTGCACTTGCTTGCTCGTATGCAACTGTTGTGTATGATATAATG GACACTTTGAAGTCATATCCACCCGAATGCAAACAGATGAAAAAGGCCAATGTGTTAGGAATCACCATAATGACACTACTTTTTCTGCTATGTGGTGGCCTTGGCTATGCTGCTTTTGGGGATCACACTCCTGGAAACATCCTCACTGGCTTTGGATTTTACGAGCCATTCTGGTTGGTTGCTCTTGGCAATGTCTTCATTGTAACCCACATGGTGGGAGCATATCAG GTGCTTGCTCAACCACTGTTTCGTATAATTGAGATGGGTGCTAACTTGGTGTGGCCACGTTCAGATTTCATAAACAAAGAATACCCGACAAAAATAGGCTCCTTGACATTCAGTTTCAACCTTTTTAGGCTAATTTGGAGGACAATATTCGTGGCAGTGGCAACAACTATAGCCATGGCCATGCCGTTTTTCAATGAGTTTCTAGCTCTTCTTGGAGCAATTGGGTTTTGGCCTCTCATCGTGTTTTTCCCCATACAGATGCACATTGCACAGAAACAGATCAAAAGATTATCATTGAAATGGTGTGTTCTCCAGCTATTGAGCTTTGTGTGCTTCCTTGTCTCAGTAGTCGCTGCAGTCGGTTCCATTCGTGGAATTAGCAAGAACATAAGAAAATACAAACTTTTCATGTATAAACAATAG
- the LOC108331405 gene encoding receptor-like protein kinase HSL1 isoform X1, which yields MSKVPLFISFHFFLLFSVAVPSRVISETEQTILLTLKRELGDPPSLRSWKPSPSAPCDWTEIGCNSGGAVTKLVLSSKGITTTKSLPSTICNLTHLLELNLFNNFIAGEFPTTLYECSNLRYLNLSQNYLAGAIPADVDRLKTLTFLDLTANSFSGEIPAAIGNLLELQTLYLSANNFEGTVPREIGNLLNLEFLGLGYNLKLAPWEFPLEFRKLRNLRSMYMPQCNLIGEIPEYFGNIFTNLERLDLGKNKISGSIPRNLFSLRKLRFLYLFSNRLSGAIPSDTMQCLELIELDFAKNNLTGSIPPEFGKLKNLSTLHLYENHLVGEIPVSLSQIPNLIYFRVFSNNLSGTLPPELGLHSKLTVFEVSKNQLSGGLPEHLCAGGALIGVVAFSNNFSGVLPEWIGNCPSLATVQLYNNKFSGEVPLGLWTMNNLSSLILSNNSFSGPLPSQVFWNMTRIEIANNNFSGGISVGITSAKNLMFLDARNNMLLGEIPRELTQLSQLTALMLDGNQLSGALPSEIISWQSLNILTLSRNKLSGQITTAITALPRLAYLDLSQNDISGEIPPQFDRLRFVFLNLSSNRLSGKIPDEFNNLAFENSFLNNPHLCAYNPNVHLDNCLTKTASAAPQSSNSSSKSLALVLAATAVVLSAIASLLFFYMLKTQWGKKHCGHKNKVATWRLTSFQKLDLTEINFLSSLTDNNLIGSGGFGKVYRIASNRPGEYVAVKRIWNREDVDDKLEKEFQAEVEILGNIRHSNIVKLLCCYASENSKLLVYEYMENQSLDKWLHAEEKTSPPGLSWPTRLNIAIGAAQGLCYMHHECSPPVIHRDVKSSNILLDSEFRAKIADFGLAKMLAKPGELNTMSALAGSFGYIPPEYAYSTKINEKVDVYSFGVVLLELVTGRKPNISGERACSLVEWAWEHFNEAKSLTDAFDENIKEPRYAQEMANVFKLGLLCTSTLPSTRPSTKEILQVLRCCHSGSTRRKMGNEFDIAPLLGDTRYVCSYKESKAATNNSSW from the exons ATGTCCAAAGTGCCCctctttatttcatttcatttcttcCTGTTATTCAGCGTCGCTGTACCCTCTCGGGTAATTTCAGAAACTGAACAAACAATCCTACTCACTCTCAAACGTGAACTGGGAGACCCACCGTCGCTCCGATCATGGAAACCGTCGCCGTCTGCGCCGTGCGATTGGACGGAGATTGGATGCAACAGCGGCGGCGCCGTCACGAAGCTAGTCCTCTCCAGCAAGGGCATCACCACCACCAAGAGCCTCCCTTCCACAATCTGCAACCTCACACACCTACTCGAGCTTAACCTCTTCAACAACTTTATTGCCGGCGAGTTTCCGACAACCTTGTACGAATGCTCCAACCTCCGGTACCTCAACCTGTCGCAGAACTACCTCGCAGGAGCGATCCCCGCCGACGTGGACCGCCTCAAAACCCTCACTTTCCTCGACCTCACCGCCAACTCCTTCTCCGGAGAGATCCCGGCCGCGATCGGGAACCTGCTGGAACTGCAAACGCTGTATCTTTCCGCAAACAACTTCGAGGGAACCGTCCCCAGGGAAATCGGAAACTTGTTGAACCTCGAATTTTTGGGTTTGGGTTATAATCTTAAACTCGCGCCGTGGGAGTTCCCGTTGGAGTTTAGGAAATTAAGAAATTTGAGGTCTATGTATATGCCGCAGTGTAACTTGATCGGAGAGATTCCAGAATATTTCGGGAATATTTTCACGAACCTCGAACGGTTGGATTTGGGGAAGAACAAGATATCAGGGAGCATTCCGAGGAATTTGTTCTCGCTGAGGAAGTTGAGGTTCTTGTACCTGTTCAGTAACAGATTGTCGGGTGCGATTCCTAGTGATACGATGCAGTGTTTGGAATTAATCGAGCTTGATTTCGCGAAGAATAATTTGACGGGTTCCATACCGCCAGAGTTTGGAAAATTAAAGAACTTGAGTACCTTGCACTTGTACGAAAATCACTTAGTCGGTGAGATTCCCGTAAGTTTAAGCCAAATTCCTAATCTCATCTATTTCAGGGTTTTTAGCAATAACTTGAGTGGAACACTGCCTCCAGAACTAGGCTTGCATTCCAAGCTTACAGTGTTTGAGGTTTCTAAGAACCAGCTCAGTGGTGGGTTGCCGGAACATTTATGTGCAGGTGGTGCCCTTATTGGTGTGGTTGCATTTTCCAACAATTTTAGTGGGGTTTTGCCTGAGTGGATTGGGAATTGTCCTTCTCTAGCCACGGTTCAGCTTTATAATAACAAGTTTTCGGGTGAGGTTCCTTTGGGTTTGTGGACTATGAATAACCTTTCGTCCTTGATTTTGAGCAACAACTCTTTTTCTGGGCCTCTTCCGAGTCAAGTGTTTTGGAATATGACGAGGATTGAGATCGCCAACAACAACTTCTCGGGTGGGATATCTGTTGGGATTACTTCGGCCAAAAATCTGATGTTTCTTGATGCCAGAAACAACATGCTTTTGGGTGAAATTCCAAGGGAATTGACTCAACTTTCACAGCTTACTGCTCTCATGCTGGATGGTAACCAACTTTCGGGTGCACTTCCATCTGAGATTATTTCGTGGCAATCACTGAACATTTTGACACTATCACGAAACAAACTTTCTGGCCAGATTACCACGGCTATTACTGCTCTTCCCCGCCTGGCTTACCTGGACTTGTCTCAAAACGACATATCAGGTGAAATACCTCCTCAGTTTGATAGGTTGCGGTTTGTTTTCCTCAACTTGTCCTCCAACCGGCTATCTGGGAAAATCCCTGATGAGTTCAATAACCTCGCATTTGAAAATAGTTTCTTGAACAATCCTCATCTATGTGCTTACAATCCAAACGTCCACCTTGACAACTGCTTGACCAAAACCGCGTCAGCGGCACCACAGTCGAGCAATTCGTCTTCGAAATCACTGGCCCTGGTTCTGGCTGCCACTGCGGTTGTGTTATCGGCAATAGCTTCCTTGCTCTTCTTCTATATGTTGAAAACGCAATGGGGCAAAAAGCACTGCGGGCATAAAAATAAGGTTGCAACGTGGAGGCTCACTTCATTCCAGAAGCTTGATCTCACGGAAATAAACTTCCTCTCGAGTTTGACAGACAATAACCTCATAGGGAGTGGAGGGTTTGGGAAAGTTTACCGGATTGCTTCAAATCGTCCAGGTGAGTATGTTGCGGTGAAGCGGATCTGGAATCGCGAGGATGTGGATGACAAGTTAGAGAAAGAGTTCCAGGCTGAGGTTGAGATCCTGGGCAACATTCGGCACTCGAATATAGTGAAGCTTTTGTGCTGCTATGCAAGTGAGAACTCCAAACTTCTTGTTTATGAATACATGGAAAATCAGAGCCTGGATAAATGGCTTCATGCAGAGGAAAAAACATCGCCTCCTGGGTTGAGTTGGCCAACGAGGTTGAATATTGCCATTGGGGCTGCACAAGGCCTGTGTTACATGCACCATGAATGCTCACCCCCCGTCATCCACCGAGATGTCAAATCTAGCAATATACTGTTGGACTCAGAGTTCAGAGCTAAAATAGCAGATTTTGGGCTCGCCAAGATGTTGGCAAAGCCCGGTGAACTAAACACCATGTCTGCACTAGCAGGCTCTTTTGGCTACATTCCACCAG AATATGCTTATTCAACTAAGATTAACGAGAAAGTTGATGTTTATAGCTTTGGTGTTGTGCTCTTAGAGCTTGTTACGGGAAGGAAGCCTAATATAAGCGGCGAGCGTGCATGCAGCTTAGTTGAATGGGCGTGGGAGCATTTTAATGAAGCCAAGAGCCTTACTGATGCATTCGATGAGAATATCAAAGAACCACGTTATGCGCAAGAGATGGCTAATGTCTTCAAATTGGGCCTCCTTTGCACAAGCACCTTGCCGTCAACCAGACCTTCCACGAAAGAGATTTTGCAAGTACTTCGGTGTTGTCATTCAGGTTCTACACGTAGAAAAATGGGAAATGAATTTGATATCGCTCCTCTACTTGGTGACACAAGGTACGTTTGTAGTTACAAGGAGAGTAAGGCTGCAACCAATAACTCATCTTGGTGA
- the LOC108330987 gene encoding amino acid permease 8, whose protein sequence is MDVEADKNAHERDSSRFDDDGRAKRTGNVFTATTHIVTVVVGAGVLALAWAMAQLGWLAGIGVMIIFACISMYTYHCIADCYRFPDPISGKRNYTYMQAVNSYLGGTMHLFCGSVLYAKLAGVTVGYCITSSISMVAIKKAICFHREGHDAYCKFSNNPYMIGFGLVQVLLSQTPNFHKLTWISTVAAATSFGYAFIGSGLSLATVIQGKGHPTSLFGKEIGPDQSAGEKVWKVFGALGNIALASSFATVIYDIMDTLKSNPPESVQMKRANVLGIILMTVLFILCGGLGYAAFGNNTPGNILTGFGFYEPFWLVALGNVFIVIHMVGAYQVMAQPIFRVVEMGANMAWPHSDFINKGYPIKMGFLSCEVNFFRLVWRTAYVIIATVLAMAMPFFNEFLGLLGAIGFWPLIVFFPIQMHIAQKQIKTQSLKWYMLQLLSFMCFLVTGVAAVGSIRGICKNITKYKLFMYKQ, encoded by the exons ATGGACGTTGAAGCAGACAAAAACGCTCACGAGAGAGACTCCTCGAGATTCGATGATGATGGAAGAGCCAAAAGAACCG GGAACGTGTTCACTGCTACGACGCACATAGTGACGGTGGTGGTCGGAGCAGGAGTGCTGGCTCTGGCATGGGCCATGGCCCAACTTGGATGGCTTGCTGGGATAGGTGTTATGATCATATTTGCATGCATTTCCATGTACACTTACCATTGCATAGCTGATTGCTACAGATTTCCTGACCCAATCAGTGGCAAGAGAAACTACACTTACATGCAAGCCGTCAATTCATACCTAG GCGGAACAATGCACCTGTTTTGTGGATCGGTTCTGTATGCGAAGCTCGCTGGGGTTACAGTGGGTTACTGTATAACTAGTTCTATAAGCATGGT GGCAATAAAAAAAGCCATTTGCTTTCACAGAGAAGGCCATGATGCTTATTGCAAGTTTTCAAATAATCCCTATATGATTGGTTTTGGGCTCGTGCAAGTTTTATTGTCTCAAACCCCAAATTTCCATAAGTTAACGTGGATTTCAACCGTTGCTGCCGCTACCTCTTTTGGTTATGCTTTCATTGGAAGCGGGCTTTCTCTGGCAACGGTGATCCAAG GTAAAGGACATCCAACAAGTTTATTTGGAAAAGAAATAGGACCTGACCAATCTGCAGGAGAAAAAGTTTGGAAGGTTTTCGGTGCTTTGGGAAACATTGCACTTGCTTCCTCTTTTGCTACAGTTATTTATGATATAATG GACACATTGAAGTCAAATCCACCAGAAAGCGTACAGATGAAAAGAGCCAATGTGTTAGGAATCATATTAATGACAGTACTTTTCATCTTATGCGGTGGACTGGGGTATGCTGCTTTCGGAAATAACACACCTGGGAACATCCTCACTGGCTTTGGATTTTATGAGCCATTCTGGTTGGTCGCCCTTGGCAATGTTTTCATTGTAATCCACATGGTGGGAGCATATCAG GTAATGGCTCAACCAATATTTCGTGTAGTTGAGATGGGAGCTAACATGGCGTGGCCTCATTCAGATTTCATAAACAAGGGCTACCCAATCAAAATGGGGTTCTTGTCATGTGAAGTCAACTTTTTTAGGCTTGTTTGGAGGACAGCATATGTGATAATAGCCACAGTTCTTGCCATGGCCATGCCATTTTTCAATGAGTTTCTTGGCTTGCTTGGAGCAATTGGGTTCTGGCCTCTCATTGTTTTCTTCCCTATACAAATGCACATTGCACAGAAACAGATCAAAACACAATCATTGAAGTGGTATATGCTTCAATTATTGAGCTTCATGTGCTTCCTCGTTACAGGTGTTGCTGCAGTTGGATCCATTCGTGGAATTTGCAAGAACATAACAAAATACAAACTTTTTATGTATAAACAATAG